A section of the Ogataea parapolymorpha DL-1 chromosome II, whole genome shotgun sequence genome encodes:
- a CDS encoding Ribosome biogenesis protein TSR3, whose amino-acid sequence MAKGKNKNRDYLKKESAGPKYSSRRKRQEVKYSGQSQGTKFPIKLAMWDFDHCDPKKCSGKKLERLGLMKDLRIGQKFQGIVVTPNATQVVSPSDRSLVEEIGVAVVECSWARLEEIPFGKIGGRNERLLPYLIAANPVNYGKPMKLNCMEAIAACLIIVGRMDLALELLQRFSYGAAFVAINQELFDIYQKGSDSSSILEIEKNYLETMRKEKELTKATKSTLDWWMMDNPNRKCLDNESEYHLDESQYDDTVDYETEDDLENSQDDDWFDEDREEEEEEQRENQEREEEQRENQEREEEQREELKKTSVKPFRALKQDGTASLEQKFEKIAIK is encoded by the coding sequence ATGGCTAAAGGGAAGAACAAAAATAGAGACtatttgaagaaagagTCAGCAGGTCCAAAATACTCTAGTAGAAGAAAACGTCAAGAAGTCAAATACTCTGGTCAATCACAGGGAACCAAGTTTCCTATCAAATTAGCAATGTGGGATTTTGATCATTGTGACCCTAAGAAATGCAGTGGTAAAAAATTAGAAAGGCTAGGGCTTATGAAAGATCTTCGAATAGGACAGAAATTCCAAGGTATTGTAGTGACTCCAAATGCCACTCAAGTAGTGAGCCCCAGCGATCGATCATTGGTTGAGGAAATTGGAGTAGCAGTAGTTGAATGTTCGTGGGCTCGACTTGAGGAAATTCCATTCGGCAAGATAGGTGGGCGCAACGAAAGGCTTCTCCCTTACCTTATTGCTGCTAATCCTGTGAATTACGGAAAACCAATGAAACTGAATTGCATGGAAGCCATAGCAGCTTGTCTAATTATTGTTGGACGCATGGATCTCGCTCTCGAGTTGCTACAGCGTTTTTCTTATGGAGCGGCATTTGTTGCAATCAACCAAGAACTTTTTGATATATATCAGAAAGGATCGGACTCGAGCTCGATCCTcgagattgaaaaaaacTATCTTGAGACAATGCGAAAAGAGAAGGAGCTGACAAAGGCGACAAAATCCACCCTTGACTGGTGGATGATGGACAATCCTAATAGAAAGTGTCTGGACAATGAGAGCGAGTACCACCTTGATGAATCTCAATACGATGATACGGTTGACTATGAGACCGAAGACGACCTTGAGAACTCTCAAGACGACGACTGGTTTGATGAAGATagagaagaagaagaggaagagcaaagggaaaatcaagaaagagaggaagagcaaagggaaaatcaagaaagagaggaagAGCAAAGGGAAGAACTCAAGAAAACTTCAGTCAAGCCATTCCGCGCGCTCAAACAGGATGGAACAGCTAGTTTAGAACAgaaatttgagaaaattgctATTAAATGA
- a CDS encoding Small glutamine-rich tetratricopeptide repeat-containing protein 2 yields MGTTDKQISALIVTFLRQCLECNTIPDDNRDSIEFAIESIGEAFGLDSSFCEQVNDVFGGQDLRSLISLPMKEASKSAEDESVPVHIHENEVNNKDKAESLKLEGNRAMAARNFKEAIEKYSAALDLYPSNAVYLSNRAAAYSSFGKHDLALKDAQKATESAPNYAKAWSRMGLAKYALGDIEGSMKAYERGLEVEGDSPSDAMKKGFETAKKKYTETLVASLGSANRDSESQDAASGEAHTMPDISNLASLFGGSSEGSPSGGNNLGGIAGLMNNPQIMQAAQRMMQNPEAMNGLLNNPQIRQMAQNLGLGGEGGLDELMNNPMLQNLANQFRNSS; encoded by the coding sequence ATGGGAACTACTGATAAGCAGATTTCTGCTCTTATTGTCACATTTTTAAGACAATGCCTTGAATGCAACACCATTCCCGATGATAACAGGGACTCAATAGAATTCGCAATTGAGAGCATAGGTGAGGCATTCGGATTAGATTCCTCATTCTGTGAACAAGTCAATGATGTCTTTGGGGGACAAGACCTTCGCAGTCTTATCTCATTACCTATGAAAGAAGCTTCAAAATCTGCCGAAGATGAGTCGGTTCCCGTTCATATACATGAGAATGAGGTCAACAATAAGGACAAAGCTGAGTCATTGAAGCTTGAAGGTAATAGAGCAATGGCCGCTCGTAATTTCAAAGAAGCAATTGAAAAGTATAGTGCGGCGTTGGATTTGTATCCTTCAAATGCTGTGTACTTATCTAACCGTGCTGCAGCCTACTCCTCTTTTGGAAAACACGATTTAGCATTGAAGGATGCACAAAAGGCCACTGAATCCGCGCCTAATTATGCCAAAGCATGGTCTCGTATGGGACTAGCGAAATATGCACTAGGAGATATTGAAGGGTCTATGAAAGCTTATGAACGTGGGCTAGAAGTTGAAGGTGATTCACCCTCGGATGCTATGAAAAAAGGTTTCGAAACtgccaaaaaaaagtacACAGAAACTTTAGTTGCATCATTAGGATCTGCAAACCGTGATTCAGAGTCCCAAGATGCTGCTAGTGGTGAGGCTCATACAATGCCGGATATATCAAACTTGGCTAGTTTGTTCGGAGGGTCTTCTGAAGGGTCACCCTCTGGTGGAAATAATCTTGGAGGTATCGCTGGACTAATGAACAATCCCCAAATCATGCAAGCTGCGCAAAGAATGATGCAAAATCCTGAAGCTATGAATGGCCTACTCAACAATCCGCAAATAAGACAGATGGCTCAAAATTTGGGTCTCGGGGGTGAGGGAGGCTTAGATGAGCTCATGAATAATCCTATGCTTCAAAACTTAGCCAATCAGTTCAGAAACTCGAGTTAG
- a CDS encoding Replication factor C subunit 5 — protein MSLWADKYRPRTLSELDFHPKISRQLQVMASSGEFPHLLVYGPPGAGKKTRVLATLREIYGAGTERLRVDVKAFNLPSGRKLEFNVISSSFHLEITPSDMGNNDRIVIQDLLKEIGQIESLDFSRFENAVMSPNTKEQNSGKKKFKVVIINEAELLTRDAQAALRRTMEKYSANIRLILICNSTSNIIDPIKSRTLPIRIASPTTSACAGVLGMILRKEHHAKKAFPDDDEQRNIIFKRISDASERNLRMSIMMMEAMYMNHDTVSITTPIIKPDWADVLHELVTGICKDRSVSRLQQARSILYELLAHAIPAKLLLKKLTMTIWDFTGTLDIKNKSEVRKAVISASSIYDERLSLGSKDIFHLEGFITKVMVILEKSVIN, from the coding sequence ATGTCCCTTTGGGCCGATAAATATAGACCAAGAACTCTCAGTGAGTTGGATTTTCATCCAAAAATCTCGAGACAGTTGCAAGTTATGGCAAGTTCGGGAGAGTTTCCTCATCTCTTGGTGTATGGGCCACCTGGTGCTGGGAAAAAAACACGAGTTCTTGCAACACTGAGAGAAATTTATGGAGCTGGCACCGAAAGACTGAGGGTCGATGTGAAAGCTTTCAATTTGCCTTCGGGCAGAAAGCTCGAATTCAATGTCATATCCTCCTCCTTCCATTTAGAAATTACCCCCAGTGATATGGGTAACAATGATCGAATTGTTATACAAGATTtgctcaaggagattgGCCAGATTGAAAGTCTCgatttttccaggtttGAAAATGCTGTAATGTCACCAAACACAAAGGAGCAAAATTCgggcaagaagaaattcAAGGTTGTCATTATCAATGAAGCAGAGCTACTCACCAGAGATGCACAAGCAGCATTGAGAAGAACCATGGAGAAATATTCGGCCAACATCAGGCTGATACTAATCTGTAACTCGACCTCCAATATCATCGATCCAATAAAGTCACGTACATTGCCTATCAGAATTGCGTCTCCGACCACCTCTGCATGCGCTGGAGTTTTAGGAATGATTTTAAGGAAGGAGCACCATGCGAAAAAAGCCTTTCCTGATGACGACGAGCAAAGAAACATAATATTCAAGAGAATATCTGATGCTTCTGAAAGAAATCTTAGAATGTCAATAATGATGATGGAAGCTATGTACATGAATCACGATACCGTCAGCATAACGACCCCCATCATAAAACCTGACTGGGCTGATGTTCTTCATGAGTTAGTCACTGGCATTTGCAAAGATCGATCCGTATCAAGATTACAACAAGCAAGATCTATTTTATATGAGTTGCTGGCTCATGCCATTCCGGCAAAGCTGctcttgaaaaagctgaCAATGACCATATGGGATTTTACTGGGACCCTTGAcatcaaaaataaatcagaAGTGAGGAAAGCCGTCATTTCAGCCAGTTCGATATACGATGAAAGGCTTTCTCTAGGTTCCAAAGACATATTTCACTTGGAAGGTTTCATCACAAAAGTCatggtgattttggagaaaagTGTGATCAATTGA
- a CDS encoding Pre-rRNA-processing protein IPI1-1 codes for MAPRSKTKKQKDFEKVRLKVGKTVTKSSNVTNTAFQSKSIRVKSQLLSSQTDDQEYLRLLSLLKHHSPSSRHEVLVQIERDIEKNDFHNNFPFDQLISKLKSLILDQSKIIRERCMIIFKKLANAKTELLVLHQSSIVLFVLSGMSHISQSIRNDSVRFLDILIDSHRPFLTNAVVRDHWGKILRSLIQLIGWRSGEQEHLTLQSTSFRVTTNTATLTSIKSATTKRHQRLFQLKLLSKFLELGALRASRHENNPDHILFSQESQIHSTTSAYMIPSGTDPYGNLKLLRFFNPPTCLEVRMSKCKEDRQKHCAQKTTNINLEDYSSHDLINRRKLLMEIYYEGILEGLTEILNDDDSDSELRLSASSLERVLKEIALLHNEDVYN; via the coding sequence ATGGCACCCAGGAGCAAGACGAAAAAGCAGAAAGATTTTGAGAAGGTTAGACTGAAAGTTGGAAAGACGGTAACTAAGTCTTCAAATGTGACAAACACTGCATTCCAGTCCAAAAGTATTCGAGTCAAATCACAGCTATTATCGAGCCAGACTGATGACCAAGAATACCTCAGACTTCTATCGCTTTTAAAGCATCACTCACCATCATCAAGACATGAAGTTCTTGTCCAGATTGAAAGAGACATTGAAAAGAATGATTTTCATAATAATTTCCCTTTTGATCAGCTTATCAGCAAACTCAAATCGTTGATTCTAGACCAGTCCAAAATCATTAGAGAACGCTGCATGATTATCTTCAAAAAGTTGGCCAACGCAAAAACAGAGCTCTTGGTGTTGCATCAATCGTCTATTGTACTGTTTGTACTTTCAGGCATGAGTCACATCAGCCAATCGATAAGAAATGATAGCGTTAGGTTTCTCGATATATTGATCGATTCCCATCGACCTTTTTTAACGAATGCAGTGGTGCGAGACCATTGGGGTAAAATATTGCGAAGTCTTATCCAGTTGATAGGATGGAGGAGTGGCGAGCAGGAGCATTTGACATTACAATCTACCAGTTTCAGAGTTACGACTAATACTGCAACCCTAACTTCTATAAAAAGTGCAACGACTAAAAGGCATCAAAGGTTGTTTCAGCTCAAGCTTTTGAGCAAGTTTCTAGAGCTTGGCGCATTGAGAGCAAGCAGGCATGAAAATAACCCGGATCATATATTGTTTAGCCAAGAATCACAAATTCATTCCACGACTTCTGCTTACATGATTCCCAGTGGCACCGACCCTTATGGCAATTTAAAGTTGCTGAGATTCTTCAACCCACCAACCTGCCTGGAAGTAAGGATGTCGAAGTGCAAAGAAGATCGCCAGAAACATTGTGCACAAAAAACGACAAACATTAATCTGGAGGATTACTCGTCTCATGATTTAATAAATCGCCGCAAACTATTGATGGAAATATATTATGAGGGAATTCTTGAGGGCCTCACTGAAATCTTGAATGATGATGACAGTGACTCTGAATTGAGATTATCTGCCTCATCACTGGAAAGagttttgaaagaaattGCGCTTCTACACAATGAAGACGTGTATAACTGA
- a CDS encoding 54S ribosomal protein L16, mitochondrial produces the protein MLRSSYLSFQGASSRLLNSIAASPWRPFIPRRYGHELAPQYKHLKKKQKGRVPVRTGCSEKGTTLKFGSYGMRLKSEGTRITAAQLRAADNVLMKFVKKENGMYWKRLCTNIAVCIKGNATRMGKGKGAFDHWAARVPTGKVVFEISGMHEQSAKDALRRSCEKLPGVWEFITRSATPRLGLRLVGELATKTNYYEKLRHNPTKKFANVMKSKEHMYQRYNGRSR, from the coding sequence ATGTTGAGGTCATCATACCTTTCCTTTCAAGGTGCTTCGAGCCGTCTTTTAAATTCCATTGCAGCCTCACCATGGAGACCTTTTATTCCAAGAAGGTATGGACACGAACTTGCACCTCAATATAAGCatctcaagaaaaagcaaAAGGGCAGAGTTCCTGTAAGAACTGGATGTTCAGAGAAGGGGACAACCCTGAAATTCGGCTCCTATGGAATGAGATTAAAATCTGAGGGGACAAGGATAACGGCCGCACAATTGAGGGCTGCCGATAACGTACTGATGAAATTTGTGAAGAAGGAAAACGGAATGTATTGGAAGCGTTTGTGTACAAACATTGCTGTCTGTATCAAGGGAAACGCAACTCGTATGGGAAAGGGAAAAGGTGCTTTTGATCATTGGGCTGCAAGAGTTCCTACGGGAAAGGTGGTTTTTGAGATCAGCGGTATGCACGAACAAAGTGCAAAGGATGCTCTTAGAAGAAGTTGTGAGAAGCTTCCAGGTGTCTGGGAGTTCATCACTAGGTCCGCCACACCCCGCTTGGGCTTAAGATTAGTTGGGGAACTTGCCACAAAAACGAACTATTATGAGAAGCTCAGACATAATCCTACGAAAAAGTTCGCAAACGTGATGAAATCAAAAGAGCATATGTATCAACGATACAACGGGAGAAGCCGCTAG
- a CDS encoding NADPH reductase TAH18, with amino-acid sequence MGYRKPIVILYGSETGNSEDYAYCLSRKLRYERYVLTVCSLDEFDLKELLDINCLIIICSTAGQGEIPRNGRKFWRFMLKKRLPSDLFSHLKFSSFGLGDSSYPKYNSAVRKIHARFLQLGAKELCIRGEGNEQAPEGVDAFYTAWEEIVLSSLKTQFPLSVSLLPIPETELLEPATLLKPLTQKKTLDTEANIKMDAIERHMEYHSEKLMKFVVLENKRLTTVDHFQDVRLLKLECIDCVLSYEPGDLLSLYPANDLRDVNALIELQGWTNIADLPLQIDGPIKVQGGLIKNLTLKSFIMHHLDIMSIPRRSFFSLAWHFASDQMEQDKLREFSKLNASEQLYDYANRPRRSILEVLQEFSSLKIPLNYLPELIPQLKPRLFSISSKPDKSIIELTIAIVEYKTIIRRLRRGVCTRWVKTLNSGDLIVSSLVKNRMAHNFMNDRPIVMIGPGTGIAPIKSLIEESIINAPSRPLCLFPGHRYSNKDYLYGQLWSQLEREEKLLVFPSFSRENSAYVQDTLYKNKDLVNRLIVFENASIFLCGSSGKMPSQVRLTLEAIFAEMNQWTEDEARKYLIALEDKGSYVQETW; translated from the coding sequence ATGGGATACAGAAAGCCTATAGTAATTCTTTATGGTTCGGAAACGGGAAATTCGGAAGACTACGCTTACTGCCTTTCTCGCAAACTACGATACGAAAGATATGTTTTGACTGTTTGCTCCTTAGACGAGTTTGACCTCAAAGAACTGCTCGATATTAATTGTCTCATAATAATATGCTCTACAGCGGGCCAAGGTGAAATTCCTCGAAATGGCCGCAAATTTTGGAGGTTTATGCTAAAGAAACGATTACCCTCAGATCTCTTCTCTCATCTTAAATTCTCCAGTTTCGGTCTGGGCGACTCCTCTTACCCAAAATATAACTCAGCTGTGCGCAAAATTCATGCTAGATTTCTACAACTCGGTGCTAAGGAACTATGCATCAGAGGCGAAGGGAATGAGCAGGCTCCCGAAGGAGTAGATGCATTTTATACTGCTTGGGAGGAAATAGTGTTGTCTAGCCTCAAGACCCAATTTCCGTTATCGGTCAGCTTGCTTCCAATTCCAGAAactgagcttcttgaacCTGCTACTTTATTGAAACCTTTAACACAAAAAAAGACTCTTGATACTGAAGCAAATATCAAGATGGATGCAATAGAGCGACACATGGAATATCATTCTGAGAAACTGATGAAGTTTGTGGTCCTTGAAAACAAAAGACTGACCACAGTGGACCATTTTCAAGATGTTAGGCTTTTGAAACTTGAGTGCATTGATTGCGTATTATCGTATGAGCCTGGAGATTTGTTGTCTTTGTATCCGGCAAATGATCTGAGAGATGTGAATGCCCTAATAGAATTACAAGGATGGACAAACATTGCTGATCTCCCACTGCAGATTGATGGACCTATTAAAGTTCAAGGGGGCCTTATTAAGAATCTTACTCTCAAATCGTTTATTATGCATCATTTGGACATTATGTCTATTCCAAGGCgttcttttttttcactcGCTTGGCATTTCGCTTCCGACCAGATGGAACAAGATAAATTAAGAGAGTTCTCCAAGCTAAATGCAAGTGAACAACTGTACGACTATGCCAATAGGCCTCGCAGATCTATTTTGGAGGTCCTCCAAGAATTTTCGTCCTTAAAAATCCCCTTGAATTATTTGCCTGAGTTGATCCCTCAATTAAAGCCAAGATTGTTTTCAATCTCTTCGAAGCCAGACAAATCAATCATAGAGCTTACGATTGCAATAGTTGAATACAAAACCATCATTCGTCGGCTTAGAAGAGGTGTTTGCACTCGGTGGGTAAAGACTTTGAACTCTGGGGATCTAATAGTGAGCTCACTAGTTAAAAATCGGATGGCCCACAATTTCATGAACGATCGTCCCATAGTGATGATTGGTCCGGGAACAGGGATTGCACCTATTAAGTCACTCATTGAAGAATCCATAATAAATGCTCCTTCTCGGCCACTGTGCCTATTTCCGGGACACAGATATTCAAACAAGGACTATCTTTACGGCCAACTTTGGTCACAACTAGAACGAGAAGAAAAGTTGCTCGTTTTCCCTTCTTTCTCGAGAGAGAATTCTGCTTACGTGCAAGATACGCTGTACAAGAATAAAGACTTGGTAAACAGGCTCATTGTGTTCGAAAATGCATCAATCTTCCTCTGTGGATCGTCAGGTAAGATGCCATCGCAAGTCAGATTGACTCTTGAAGCCATATTTGCCGAAATGAACCAATGGACTGAAGATGAAGCACGTAAGTACTTGATTGCTCTTGAAGATAAAGGTAGCTATGTACAGGAGACATGGTGA
- a CDS encoding Polyprotein (gag/pol) of Ty1/Copia retrotransposon, producing the protein MDVTTAFLNGDLRETIYMSQPPGFIETGGEHKVCRLQKSLYGLKQAPLCWNQKIDSVLQKAGFVKTLPEYGVYMKPATKEFSVVLIGLYVDDLLLLSQSDRACRWAKDLLSSHFHMKDLGPVQRFLGMDITQTSSQVHLSLHSYIFQLLQHTGMLDCNPVHIPFASSTYLMDSSPLDGSDITEYRSLVGKLLFAANTGRPDISYAVSYLSRYMQTPLEEHMRGVKHLLRYLKGSMNMGITYQRRQSFKLTGYTDADWGGSKEDRKSTSGYVFMLGDSPITWRSKKQEVVALSTTEAEYIALSDGVKELLWLDQLINQIDLKLESIPVIWSDNTSCISLANHPHAHPRTKHIDIRHHHIRETLQRNKFVLKHMDTHHMIADIFTKGLARPQFEYLREAMGFKINHHSLN; encoded by the coding sequence ATGGACGTCACAACCGCCTTTCTCAATGGTGACTTACGTGAAACGATATACATGTCTCAACCACCAGGGTTCATTGAAACTGGTGGGGAACATAAAGTCTGTCGCTTGCAGAAAAGTCTTTATGGCCTGAAACAAGCACCTCTCTGTTGGAACCAGAAAATTGATTCTGTTCTCCAAAAGGCTGGCTTTGTTAAAACACTTCCGGAATATGGGGTCTACATGAAACCTGCTACTAAGGAGTTCTCTGTTGTTCTTATTGGTCTGTatgttgatgatcttcTACTTTTGAGTCAATCTGACCGTGCGTGTCGTTGGGCTAAAGACCTTCTCTCCTCTCATTTTCATATGAAGGACCTGGGTCCAGTGCAGCGCTTTCTGGGCATGGACATTActcaaacttcttctcAAGTTCATTTGTCTCTTCACAGTTATATCTTCCAGCTTCTACAGCACACTGGCATGCTGGACTGCAATCCAGTGCACATTCCTTTTGCATCTTCTACCTACTTGATGGATTCCTCTCCTCTGGATGGTTCTGATATCACTGAGTATCGCAGCCTGGTGGGGAAGCTATTGTTTGCTGCTAATACGGGAAGGCCTGATATATCATATGCTGTCTCTTATTTAAGCAGATATATGCAGACACCATTGGAAGAACACATGCGTGGTGTCAAACACTTGTTGAGATATCTCAAAGGATCTATGAATATGGGCATTACATACCAACGAAGGCAGTCATTTAAGCTTACTGGATATACAGATGCAGATTGGGGAGGATCTAAAGAAGATAGAAAGTCAACGTCCGGATATGTGTTTATGCTTGGCGATTCCCCAATAACTTGGAGGTCTAAGAAACAAGAAGTGGTGGCATTATCCACAACTGAAGCCGAATACATAGCACTATCTGACGGTGTCAAAGAACTTCTATGGTTAGATCAACTGATTAATCAGATAGATCTAAAACTGGAATCAATCCCAGTTATCTGGAGTGATAACACTAGTTGTATATCATTGGCAAATCATCCACATGCCCATCCAAGAACAAAGCATATTGATATCAGACATCATCATATAAGAGAGACTCTTCAGAGAAATAAGTTCGTTCTCAAACATATGGATACTCATCATATGATAGCAGACATATTCACAAAAGGATTAGCCAGACCACAATTTGAATATCTACGAGAAGCAATGGGTTTTAAAATAAATCACCATAGTCTGAATTAA
- a CDS encoding Phenylalanine--tRNA ligase, mitochondrial, translated as MVSTIAINKRACKAVKCYVTHVFSRLNSGIVINGKTYLTDEWTNVRPGILSLVGRNLHKNSNHPIGILRELIESRFKNLGYTFYNDFDPVVSVHDNFDVLGFPEDHPGRSRSDTYYINKDLVLRTHTSAHEPFCFENCTTPGYFISGDVYRKDEIDRTHYPVFHQLEGGRLWSRESLGDLLVSQVESDISALPELDIIVEDDNPIFDAVQNPKQDHMSDLETKLITLHLKKTIEIMVDQVFNEAKKAALENGANVLNFKEPLRVRWLQDKFPWTTPSWQIEVWWNNSWLECCGCGIVKNEVLLKSGIENSIGWAFGIGLDRIAMLLFGIPDIRLFWSSDDRFKKQFTANQISVFKPYSKYPGSVRDISFWLPENTTEASALHENDLMEIVREIAGDLAESVKLIDEFVHPKTGKRSQCYRVNYQSMDRSLITEEVNALNEKVREALRSSYNIELR; from the exons ATGGTCAGCACTATCGCCATCAACAAGCGAGCCTGTAAGGCTGTGAAGTGCTATGTAACACATGTCTTTTCGAGGT TGAATTCGGGGATAGTCATTAATGGGAAAACCTACCTTACAGACGAATGGACAAATGTTAGGCCAGGAATCTTGTCTCTAGTCGGTAGGAATCTTCACAAAAATTCGAACCACCCAATAGGGATTTTGAGAGAACTGATTGAAAGTCGATTCAAGAATCTAGGATACACTTTCTACAACGACTTCGATCCCGTTGTGTCCGTACACGATAATTTTGATGTTTTGGGATTTCCAGAGGATCATCCAGGCAGATCGAGATCCGACACATACTACATCAATAAAGATCTTGTGCTTCGAACACACACCTCGGCCCACGAACCTTTTTGCTTTGAAAATTGCACCACGCCTGGGTACTTTATTTCGGGAGACGTGTATCGAAAAGACGAAATTGATCGTACTCATTATCCAGTTTTCCACCAGTTGGAAGGTGGCCGATTATGGTCTCGAGAATCTTTGGGAGATCTATTAGTTTCCCAGGTGGAGTCTGATATTTCAGCTCTCCCAGAACTAGATATTATTGTCGAGGATGACAATCCAATCTTTGATGCAGTTCAGAATCCCAAACAAGACCACATGTCGGACTTGGAAACAAAACTAATAACTTTGCATCTAAAGAAAACGATTGAAATTATGGTTGACCAGGTTTTCAATGAAGCTAAAAAAGCAGCCCTAGAGAACGGAGCTAATGTATtgaatttcaaagagccACTTCGGGTGAGATGGTTACAAGATAAGTTTCCGTGGACTACACCTTCTTGGCAGATTGAGGTCTGGTGGAATAATAGCTGGTTAGAATGCTGCGGTTGTGGAATTGTTAAGAACGAGGTTCTTTTGAAGTCTGGCATAGAAAATAGCATTGGTTGGGCATTTGGAATAGGTCTTGACAGAATTGCAATGCTTCTTTTCGGTATTCCCGACATTAGACTTTTCTGGTCCAGTGACGACAGGTTCAAGAAACAATTTACAGCTAACCAGATCTCGGTCTTTAAACCGTACTCCAAGTATCCTGGTTCTGTAAGGGATATATCATTTTGGCTTCCTGAAAACACCACCGAAGCTTCTGCTCTTCATGAAAACGATTTGATGGAAATTGTTCGTGAAATCGCAGGTGACTTGGCTGAAAGTGTAAAGCTAATTGATGAATTTGTGCATCCAAAGACGGGCAAAAGGTCACAATGCTATAGAGTCAATTATCAATCAATGGATAGATCACTCATCACTGAGGAAGTGAATGCGTTAAATGAGAAAGTGAGAGAGGCCCTGAGGTCTTCCTATAATATAGAACTTCGGTAG
- a CDS encoding Nucleus export protein BRL1 codes for MDHFSYLTLNDEFEVEGGLLNLSLANTTDNVDPERNSDEDVSMPDVSFYQDQEKPTNMDGQRPSIVGDLKGQVNQTSRIIDIFHPTESGARLARSGRRNNKIQRNAEIEFIGDAKLQHAEESPLRCDGTGSVAKQRNVIETENEDSFSESKARETEPYDFQVHNHYYFSFNLPREDSARLPQPWTQESKPCFKVPYLLLTYLQILLNTLTACYCLKLGYDGIQGIKVDIERAVKQKIHTSYFEIEACRRKYVENHCDPYTRLPALQETCLQWEACMNRNPFLSVSYTTLLAEILGTILSSFAEPLNVKSFSLLFMILGFCYLSNFGWGFLRSGTYYGWNHKDANLDVKAVKIPVSRESNYQKFSNQITIPERTDDTQSH; via the coding sequence ATGGATCACTTCAGCTATTTGACTTTAAATGATGAATTTGAAGTAGAGGGAGGTCTGCTGAACTTATCATTGGCAAACACGACAGATAACGTTGACCCTGAGAGGAATTCGGATGAGGACGTCTCTATGCCTGATGTATCTTTTTACCAGGACCAAGAAAAGCCAACTAATATGGATGGTCAAAGACCCAGCATCGTTGGTGATTTGAAAGGACAGGTGAATCAAACGTCTAGGATaattgatatttttcatccaaCTGAGTCGGGCGCACGCTTAGCTCGGTCAGGAAGACGCAATAACAAGATTCAGAGAAATGCGGAAATCGAGTTTATAGGAGACGCGAAACTGCAGCATGCTGAAGAATCTCCACTGCGCTGCGATGGGACTGGATCAGTAGCGAAACAACGAAATGTAATTGAAACTGAAAACGAAGATTCATTTTCGGAATCAAAGGCAAGAGAAACAGAACCTTACGACTTTCAAGTTCATAACCATTATTACTTTTCTTTCAATTTACCTCGAGAGGACTCTGCACGACTGCCTCAACCATGGACACAGGAGTCAAAACCTTGTTTCAAGGTACCATATTTATTATTGACTTACCTACAAATTTTGTTAAACACTTTGACGGCATGTTACTGCTTGAAACTTGGCTATGATGGCATACAGGGTATAAAGGTTGATATCGAAAGAGCAGTCAAACAAAAGATTCATACTTCCTACTTTGAAATAGAAGCATGCCGAAGAAAATATGTTGAGAATCACTGTGATCCCTATACGCGACTTCCAGCTTTACAGGAAACATGCCTACAATGGGAAGCTTGCATGAACAGAAACCCATTCCTTTCAGTGTCCTATACTACTCTATTGGCTGAGATTCTTGGAAccattttgagctcttttgCAGAGCCTTTAAATGTCAAAAGTTTTTCTTTACTGTTTATGATCTTGGGCTTTTGTTATTTGTCCAACTTTGGGTGGGGATTTCTGAGATCTGGTACATACTACGGCTGGAATCATAAGGACGCCAACCTCGATGTCAAAGCGGTAAAGATACCGGTGTCGCGTGAGTCAAATTACCAGAAATTCTCCAATCAAATCACTATACCCGAACGCACCGATGATACCCAATCCCACTGA